The Paramixta manurensis region CCCGCCTAACACCGGCAATATCATCCGTCTATGTGCTAATACCGGGTTTCGGCTGCATTTAATTGAGCCGCTCGGCTTTGCCTGGGACGATAAGCGACTACGTCGCGCCGGGCTGGATTATCATGAATTTACCGCCATTAAACACCATGCCAGCTATGACGCTTTTATCGCGTCGGAAAAGCCCACGCGGCTTTTTGCGCTCACCACCAAAGGGACTCCTGCGCACAGCGCGGTTCATTATCAGACGGGCGATTATTTGATTTTTGGACCGGAGAGCCGTGGGTTGCCCGCGAACGTGTTGGATGCACTGCCCGCAGAACAAAAAATACGCATTCCGATGATGCCCGATAGCCGCAGCATGAACCTGTCTAATGCCGTATCGGTAGTGGTGTATGAGGCCTGGCGCCAGTTAGATTACGCTGGCGCACTGATTAAATCATAACGTGTGCGGGTGGGCTAAATACCGTCGCCAAACTCGAAACCAGGCACCATTCCGTTAAAGTGCTGATCCATATCCATGGAGGGTTTATCACTGCCCGGTTTACCAACGATACGCGCCGGTACGCCAGCCGCAGTAGTATGAGGCGGGACCGGTTGCAACACAACGGAGCCCGCGCCGATTTTC contains the following coding sequences:
- the trmL gene encoding tRNA (uridine(34)/cytosine(34)/5-carboxymethylaminomethyluridine(34)-2'-O)-methyltransferase TrmL gives rise to the protein MLNIVLFEPEIPPNTGNIIRLCANTGFRLHLIEPLGFAWDDKRLRRAGLDYHEFTAIKHHASYDAFIASEKPTRLFALTTKGTPAHSAVHYQTGDYLIFGPESRGLPANVLDALPAEQKIRIPMMPDSRSMNLSNAVSVVVYEAWRQLDYAGALIKS